In Cryptomeria japonica chromosome 1, Sugi_1.0, whole genome shotgun sequence, the sequence TTTCATATTACATTAGTCCAAGACTCATATCTCATTCATGTTGATATCATAAATTGAGAATAAATCTTTACAATTAATTAATTGGCTACAGGTTAAAAATTTCCCAACATCATCTTCATGGGTTTTATCATAGGTCTTTTGAGAGTCCAAGATAAAGATTGTATGTTTGTGGTTATGGATAGACTCACCAAGTATGCTAATTTTTATGCTACATCTTTAGAATATAAGGCTCCACAAGTGACTAATTTATTTTTCATTGagaaatttatgtggaaaacctagtaaaaatATACCACAAAAAAAACATGGGCAAAGATCTTTCGTATTGTATTTCTTAGGGATTTTCACAATTACAACAACCCTCAAAAGTGTCAAGAAAACTTGAATTATCTTTGCATTTTACATTTGATATGCAAAGTCCTCATTGaagacaatttttcacaaataGAAAGTATGGCTCGTACAACTACATGTCAAACAAATGTCAAAATGGCTAAAATTAGTAAGTCCCAAAATTTTGGAATTCCTTCAGTGAATACCTTTGACATGGTATGGGGGCTAAAACCAATCCCCCAATGATCCCCAACCTTTAGCCTTCAGCTTGAAGCTAGGTCCTTTAGACAACTGCGCTAAGTGCAAACCTAAAGCACTATTGTGGTACCCCGTGATGACTATTCGTCACTTTTGGAATAACACAAGTGCCCTACCTACTCTTGACTATTTGTCACTATTGGAATACTACTAGAATTGACTTCATATTCCGACATTTAATTATTTCAAATAGTAGGGTACCTAGAGCTAGAGATTAGGTATAACAAAAGATCTACATATTTTTAATGCACTCAAGAAAAATCTATAGTAGGCCCAAAATCAGAAAAAGATGTACCTAAAGGATAAGAGACGTTTCATATGAGTTGAAACTACTAGAAAACAATAGGGCTCTTGGATATCATGTTACTCCCTATTTAGAGCTACCACCTCTTTTGACGAAGGTAAATTTATTTTGGAGCCTAAAGAAATCATTGATATGAGAGAAAAGAGAGTGAGTAAGTTCATTCTAGAATATTTGGTAAAGAGAGAGAATTTGCTTCTCAAGGATGCTACATGAGAAGGTGGagatttttttatcattaaaatataATGTTTCTTGAGGGCAAAAAATTTGGGGAAGGGAgccttattattttaaaaaaaaaattaaacatttctatatgttatataatataaatatataaatcattaaatattaaaatacaaaataaaataaagtaaatatttaaaattcaaaaagtgGCACTCAATTTTGGGCCATGGGTCCTatttattggccatttggtggaattgattatgtgttgcattgatgttttttcattgatgccaacactagttgtttggatgctttaccggcacccttctggtcccggtaggttgagtggtttccggttaacttggattcggcatgatccgataggctccgatataatctggtgatggaattggcttgttcatgatactcatactcatacttggtcaattggttttggtctagtgatcagttGATagcctgcttgcttagaagattggtttctggttctagcaagggtttcaccagcagagctttttgatggagatctttgatgaattgcataagtggtgttggtgcagcttctagtggagtttcaggatgttgttggtgatcatgttcgagacttggcgattGGAAATCactgttgtagtgtgtggacctatactgggtcccggttgatctaggttatggaccgactttaatgaaacgtgtggataagacctcttgatgtatttctgggatgtcttatgtgttgatattatttgtttggtctaaggctgacatggtttgtaattatgtaatttgtttattgtctggtggccgacctgattgtttattgtaagaggtcatggtcaaggaatgtaatatgcgaataatgtaatatcattcaggcagaggagttggtcaatcattggagatcaaattgggtttatgttagaggatttagttctccggtattgagcttaaccggaactgtactcaagcataggagattctatcttttgtagttcaacacttctccggattgtagtttggatttatatgtagttagtgaggctccttttgtgacgagcagtgagctctaggttgttggccttcctgcaagtgcaggcccctcaattgtaattcacatacttattgcagaagtattatttgactatgggtaggctttccaccgtggtttttccctttatcgagttttccacgtacaaatcttggtgttatgttgatggcttttattctgtgattattgtttatgcttaattggtttaattgctattccagtattaatgttttgggttctggtattcaagtttaaattgctaatggttccgataatctgtgacaactgattcacccccccccccccccctccccctttagttgtctttcggttatttgaactatctaacactatTTTCTAATTAGGTATGAGACCAAACTTGGGATCGTTTAAGAGAGGTATGTTTTGGAATTGGTCATTTTAGAGATGTTTTATGTTGTGCAAGAAAGTATGAAACCCCTTATTTCCATGGTGAGGTTATGATTAAAACCCTCTCTCTATCTTGGTAAATCTAAATAAGGTTTGTAGATTGAGCTAATACTAgtgacttcatttcaattttagATTATAAGTGctaaatcaaatcaaaattataATCAAGCTAGGTGATGCTGGAGTATTTCCATCATCTATATTTTGAGGAACTCAAAATCATTTCTGAAGGTGTCGAAGAGGAGTTTTACATGTCACTAGCTAATAAGAGGTCTAGATTATTGTTGCCTTAACCTGCTAAATCTAAGGGAACTTCACCATAAGAAGGGTGAAATATAACATTGTTATGCACTTGGAGGAATACATAATAGGAGGGAAAAGTTAATGCATTTATGCACAAACTCATATTGCCTATCTCAAATCTAATTCATCAGAAGACACCACGTGTATATTACATATTAATCAATCAAATCTTACTAGCATTCAACAATTTGTCTCATAGATACTCCATGGGTAGAGGAAGATGTCTGAACAACTAGTTGCATATGTTTAGTGGTTATTGTCACAAAATTGGGCATTAGCATAAAAATTATATAGTCTTTCATCTTAGACCTAGGCATTACACTAAGGCATGCAAGCGTTTATTCTCATATCCTCGCTTTCTTTACATCTTATGAAGCCTAAAATAAGTCATGATGAGAAATCCAATCATCATTTATGTAATGTTCAAATCTGATTTGAGTACAATTTGTTGTTAAATGCAAATTTGATATCATAACCTTAGATTTACAAAACTGCTAGTTGTATGActatattaaactttcaaattacatatacatatacaagagTTTCTGAGTTATTAAATATATCATCGAATATGGGTCTGCTAATCTCCTTAAACAAGGAATATCGTGGATATTATACTAGCAGAGATATCACAACTATGGGTCTACTAATCTCCTGAGTTGGTCTATCAAATAGCCTAGAAAAAGAAATAACCGTGAGGACCAACTGAAATTTCTGAAATAACTGATTTTATGACGTCCTTAAACCATGCCGATGTGAGTCGAAGTTGTAAAGGGACAACAGCAGTTGCTGCCGAGAATGGATCTCTGTTTTTTTGTCTCTCTCTATTTCCTCGTCTTCCTGCTGTTGCCCTTTTATTCTGTCCATGGTAAATGGGTATGAAACAGAATATATCTTATCTATTCTCATCTTACCAATAAACTAATTACAATCATCGTTTGTTTGTTTGCAGGGAATTTACAATGTGAAGAACTTGTCATTTATAACTGTGCTTTTGCAGTTTCCTCCACTGGAAATCGATGTCTTCTAGAGAAATACGCCGGAGAAGATGGAACGATCGATCTTAAATGCCAAGTAAGTAGAAGCTTCTTTACGTTCAAGATCATTAGCCATCTCTATAAATTTTATaattcttcaaattttttgaaaCGTTTTTTGCGGTTGCAGACTTCGAAAATCATGGCAGACACAGACACCAAGCCGTGGATAGAATCTGAGGAATGTATTAATTCTTGCGGATTGCACAAGATAACGGTGGGTCTGTCTACCGATGCTCTAGATGACAAGAAGACTCTCAAGAAAATCTGTTCCTCTTTCTGTCAACGATCTTGCACcaatatcttccatctcttcaCAAACCTTGCAGCTGAAGAAGGTAGTTCTGCTTTCACCTCAACCCCAACTATTGAATTTGTCCTCATAATATTTTGGTAACCAGACAGTATTGTTATTTGGATTTTGGATGTCTGAATATGCACCTGTTTGTTTAGGTTTGAATCCTTGTTTGTCTGGAAGGAAGAGGAGGATGGGGAAGtaaaatcaatttgtcattgtatTAGATTGATGAGACAAATTGTAACAAACTATCAATGTTTATAAATGCTTTTTAAGAATCTTTTGAATTGTAAGAGTTAtgtttttctttgttaaacttaTAGATAGCTTAATTCAATAGCTTTTAAGCAATGGTGAAAAAATAACAAGCAATTGTGTAGTGGGTCTAGGATAATGTATACTATAAATGttgtataaaaaaaaattaattattgtttgatttatttGATGGTTCTAACATTATTTTAAATGAAAGTGCATGTATTTAAATACATCAACATAGCACAAATTAACAAAAACATGTATTAGGTTGGTaagtttaaatttgaatttaaaagatTGAGGCTATGACTTAAAAAATGATCTACGACTCTAATTCAAAATGGTGAATGGAAGATTTGACATTGGGACACTAGGGTAAGTCTACATTTGAATTTAAAAGATTAAGGATGTGACTACAAAAATGACTTATGAATCTAATCCAATATGGTGAATGGAAGGTCTAGGCATTGGGATCAATTTTTCGGAATGAGTTATAATTAGATTGATATAAGATTTAAGTCATGAGTCAAATACATGAAAAAATATGCAATTTATAATACTCTTATTACATACATGCATTCTGATTGAAATG encodes:
- the LOC131857331 gene encoding uncharacterized protein LOC131857331, encoding MTSLNHADVSRSCKGTTAVAAENGSLFFCLSLFPRLPAVALLFWNLQCEELVIYNCAFAVSSTGNRCLLEKYAGEDGTIDLKCQTSKIMADTDTKPWIESEECINSCGLHKITVGLSTDALDDKKTLKKICSSFCQRSCTNIFHLFTNLAAEEGTDLQRLCKSKSWFTRKVVAEVPAATPHSPIENSLPPDTEK